A region of Larimichthys crocea isolate SSNF chromosome X, L_crocea_2.0, whole genome shotgun sequence DNA encodes the following proteins:
- the cep290 gene encoding centrosomal protein of 290 kDa isoform X4 codes for MSAAFEWDKAMGIDPMNLRNCVKDQIDDVFNMLISTEEWEVENKSPKNINQVLRLFQAILQIKERELILSNNFLEKTGEKQAKVEKELHAKMARLEQECKQSGTGPDSRFLRDEIRYFETQLEQREKELTHLKKEMGKEKKTNMELFEQVHKAEEEVKNLKKENEQLKQDLQFYYGELEQNKPAASRDENAETQRKLNLVNRQLYQCLEDLQRVEDENLHLKTQNEHMQESLEESVKEMEKMTDEYNKMKIVVQQTDSIMDQLRKERDHAKLQVRELTDKIHSMTEEDDPIMAAVNAKVEEWKRVLSGKDDEILVYQQMIRDLREKLRSAQLDLDKSNIIALQQAVQERDNQIKMLSEQVEQYTGEMEKHTMLIEDLKTTTKKDRGLPSIVQQRKMEELKSKLEAAENRAKEAEEVVKLAEAHAEEKDKALIEASNRLSQYESGTYGLKEAILEIKECKNQIRVRDCEAEAMTKEINQLEMRINDLMDENEDFREKLGLEPKQEVDLTEFRRTKDLRQRQYKAENQVLTKEIERLEEERLELKKQIRRMVKERGIPQSSLLLDEDAGLSRTRQLTFEQSSTSTNEEIQRKNEYLEKELNKKKRELELHKTQFQVKLEELSKVKRDLEAALKDVLQAMRMNQESTPSNTVINIPRLERLAHTLDFNMSEQSESSLPLKSQIHQLVGRNEELRQELKLAREEATSSFSQLARAKEKVNQMESELELLRKSGSSGAIVRPLTLPEGLGPSSTEVISSLNEYAVRLLQELKNKEEKSKKLVGMVEEYKEKFSVISHQQGLLYKEYLSEKEEWQKKKESFKEMKDKLEEQNQTDAVKIQEFKELLDNLEKDPDEIRRQLSEAWRKMTLLKVNEKKLTRRYVTLLEQEQHLRKENSKLRDESIEMEASVTQRIGYLQRYKEMAGYKIAALQKALDDSVPSSDLEKANRQYTELTVKYRDMLQRDGCLIQRTTNLEHLESENESLRHQISAMTKELEITKEKLNTLEQAWGNISATGGESGMDKADKALVNNEMVSAARRITTLEMKELNERQRAEHAHKMYEQIRNSLKQVEERNFDLESKFAELTKMNVEAQRVERELRDELADSISKAMSDADRARIVELEKAEAELRIEVSRLQEVSDVAMMQASALQARQQSKEKEVESLRRQIMDYQSQSDEKALIAKLHQHIVALQRSESAALAKLEATTSHIQQLEADKLRAEQRLDASECTLFLARQEGRNRAKHLRQTIQSLRRQFAGALPLPQQEKFSVAIASLQEDRAKAQEEKRKAEEERRRAEARTEELELRLRGLEELISTLKDVKGAQKVTEWHKKMEEARLQELRKGRELVVQKEEIRYLKNLVKEQERSIRSLEEDIVQQNTIQDEHQLAWDQREVELERQLDQYEKHQNEILNGAEKYDSTGSLPDPSLPLAHQLEFALGKIRQHARTILDTQATCKSLDERLKEKEAALWKAEQNIVSRDKVINELRLRLPAAANRERLLADVAKHEEGQSDSQPALKLAHQTIKDLQGRLDKKEDVLKKYQNQLTQARQDQEDMIKRHQEELKVLHQKLDLHTDTSLDRFKQTAMELMKKPTIRVPTTKHLERLAELEQTVAEQDLSLSSLTEKLNLTMTELERQRIAMETQAKKHTNEISKLEEYHAAQVKSLTAETENQSSQMAQMEKEMNYLQTELAAQKESNVRSPSNTMKNLVERLKAQLTQKEKQLKALSKALLELRAEMTSAAEQQVIASAAQKEESLNVQMVVDRHTKDLKARVQELNEELQAAKESAKAARGRENTLKEEVDSLNQDLQRSQKTQRRLQAEKEEREQEVQELKQEVKRLSSALQNQPEPDGKGPSVENLQKKIRRLECDLEKRTEVKNVKDDHGKTRDEVVRWEEGKKWQAKMEKMKNSLKEKERENESLSKQLSTLKDLYARLEQERSALQKKLKARGVTADQVFGVRSTEMEKEMEELKRKNSDLELQIFTMKQYQALPRDEAMETLTTRNRYLEERLHCLENQILPSRPSTSGRGTGTPSQRDQDLQKENLKLASENLEQRFQLEQTSKDLPKLKNQVADLKEMCSVLKKEKAELEKKLAHIRGAGHSGKTVPELEKTIGLMKKVVERVQRENEALKKSSAPVNRDKISALEQENAKIKTDYEKLKSENEAELSSKLETKTKGLEKIVMENERLRKEIKREVEAAERLRVTKTSLEVTNEKLEAELEETKQKLLAALSRPITEGADSKTWKASVVTRMFENKMKELEKEVSQKTLRVSELKQQLKDVNEREEKSQISFRQLEDQVDMLKRFPTTAKTGEGPTKEFQALRLMISELEKENRELKQRLTEYSERYGETSSKQDHGKLKNRLEAAETEKTKLQTEVKKLKKELESFDPTFFEEIEDLKYNYNVEVKKNILLEEQLKKVCHQFGVKAELPNVSIS; via the exons AAACTTACACCTGAAGACACAGAATGAGCACATGCAGGAAAGTCTGGAGGAGTCAgtgaaagagatggagaagatgaCGGACGAGTACAACAAGATGAAGATTGTAGTACAGCAGACTGACTCCATTATGGACCAGCTCAGGAAAGAGAGGGATCACGCAAAACTACAA GTCAGAGAGTTAACAGATAAGATTCATAGCATGACTGAAGAGGATGATCCAATCATGGCAGCAGTCAATGCCAAAGTGGAAGAGTGGAAG AGAGTGCTCTCTGGGAAGGACGATGAAATTTTGGTGTACCAGCAGATGATTCGTGACCTGAGGGAAAAGCTGCGTTCAGCCCAGTTGGACTTGGACAAGAGCAACATTATTGCTTTGCAGCAG GCCGTCCAGGAAAGAGATAATCAAATCAAGATGCTGAGTGAGCAGGTGGAGCAGTATACAGGGGAAATGGAGAAGCACACCATGCTCATTGAAGACCTAAAGACGACCACGAAGAAAGACAGAG gCCTACCATCAATTGTACAGCAGAGAAAGATGGAAGAACTGAAGTCCAAGCTGGAAGCTGCAGAGAACAGAGCAAAGGAAGCAGAAGAGGTGGTAAAGCTTGCTGAAGCTCATGCTGAGGAAAAAGACAAGGCACTCATTGAGGCTTCAAACCGCTTGAGCCAGTACGAGTCT GGCACTTATGGCCTGAAAGAAGCCATCCTGGAGATCAAAGAGTGTAAAAATCAAATTAGAGTGAGAGACTGTGAGGCAGAGGCCATGACCAAAGAGATCAACCAGCTTGAGATGAGAATCAATGACCTCATGGACGAAAATGAGGATTTCCGAGAAAAACTAG GTCTGGAACCAAAGCAGGAAGTGGATCTGACAGAGTTCAGGCGAACCAAAGATCTGAGACAACGGCAGTACAAAGCAGAAAACCAAGTCCTCACCAAAGAG ATCGAACGTCTTGAAGAAGAGCGACTGGAGCTTAAGAAACAAATCAGACGCATGGTGAAGGAAAGAG GGATTCCACAGTCAAGCTTGCTTTTGGATGAGGATGCTGGGCTCAGCAGGACCAGACAGCTGACATTTGAACAAAGCAGCACTTCCACCAATGAAGAGATTCAACGCAAA AATGAATACCTGGAAAAagaactgaacaaaaaaaagagagagcttGAACTTCACAAGACCCAGTTTCAAGTCAAAT TGGAGGAGCTGTCAAAAGTGAAAAGAGACCTGGAGGCTGCACTGAAAGACGTCCTTCAAGCCATGAGGATGAATCAAGAGAGCACGCCTTCTAACACTGTCATCAATATACCCAGACTGGAAAGACTGGCTCAT ACTTTAGATTTCAACATGAGTGAGCAGTCTGAGTCATCACTGCCCCTCAAGTCTCAAATACATCAGTTGGTGGGGAGAAATGAAGAACTAAGGCAGGAGTTGAAATTGGCCCGGGAGGAAGCAACCAGCAGCTTCAGTCAGCTTGCCAGAGCCAAAGAAAAG GTGAACCAAATGGAAAGTGAATTGGAACTGCTCAGGAAGTCGGGCAGCAGTGGAGCTATCGTCCGTCCGCTGACCCTGCCCGAGGGCCTGGGGCCCAGCAGCACTGAGGTTATCAGTTCACTCAATGAATATGCTGTTCGACTTCTACAG gagctgaaaaacaaagaggaaaaaagcaaGAAACTCGTAGGAATGGTGGAGGAGTACAAAGAGAAGTTTTCTGTTATTAGCCACCAACAGGGACTCCTCTATAAAGAATACCTAAG TGAGAAAGAAGAGTggcaaaagaagaaagagtcaTTTAAAGAGATGAAGGACAAACTGGAGGAGCAAAACCAGACGGACGCTGTTAAAATCCAAGAGTTCAAA GAGCTGCTTGACAACCTTGAGAAGGACCCAGACGAGATCAGGAGACAGCTGAGTGAAGCTTGGCGCAAGATGACGCTACTGAAGGTTAATGAGAAGAAACTCACACGGCGCTACGTCACTCTGCTGGAGCAAGAACAACACCTCCGCAAGGAGAACAGCAAGCTGAGGGACGAGAGCATCGAAATGGAGGCCTCTGTCACCCAGAGGATAGGCTACCTCCAGAGATACAAG gAAATGGCTGGATACAAGATAGCAGCACTGCAGAAGGCCTTGGATGATAGTGTCCCCTCATCAGACCTGGAGAAGGCTAACAGACAGTACACAGAGCTAACAGTCAAGTATAGAGATATGCTACAGAGGGACGGCTGTCTCATACAGAGAACCACCAACCTGGAACACTTAGAG AGTGAGAATGAGTCACTTCGGCATCAAATCTCTGCCATGACTAAAGAACTGGAGATCACAAAAGAGAAACTGAATACTTTAGAACAAGCATGGGGCAACATCAGTGCAACTG gaGGTGAAAGTGGCATGGATAAGGCAGACAAGGCATTGGTCAACAATGAGATGGTATCAGCTGCTAGGCGGATCACCACGCTCGAGATGAAGGAGCTGAACGAGAGGCAGAGAGCTGAGCACGCCCACAAAATGTACGAACAAATCAGGAACTCCCTCAAGCAGGTGGAAGAACGGAACTTTGACCTGGAGTCCAAGTTTGCAGAG TTGACCAAGATGAATGTGGAGGCCCAGCGGGTGGAGCGGGAGCTCAGGGATGAGCTGGCAGACAGTATCAGCAAAGCTATGAGTGATGCTGACAGAGCCAGGATCGTGGAACTGGAGAAGGCGGAGGCTGAGCTTCGCATCGAGGTTTCTAG GCTTCAAGAGGTGTCTGACGTGGCCATGATGCAGGCATCTGCACTACAGGCAAGGCAACAGTCCAAAGAGAAGGAAGTAGAGTCTTTAAGGAGACAAATAATGGACTATCAG TCACAGTCAGATGAGAAGGCCCTTATTGCAAAGCTCCACCAGCACATTGTAGCTCTGCAGCGCAGCGAGTCAGCTGCGTTGGCGAAGCTGGAGGCCACCACCTCTCACATCCAACAGCTAGAAGCCGACAAGCTACGTGCTGAACAGCGGCTGGACGCCAGTGAGTGCACTCTGTTCCTCGCCCGCCAGGAAGGCAGAAATCGCGCCAAACACCTACGGCAGACCATTCAGTCACTACGTAGGCAGTTTGCCGGAGCTCTGCCTCTTCCCCAGCAGGAAAAATTCTCTGTGGCAATAGCAAGCCTTCAGGAGGACAGAGCAAAGGcccaggaggagaagaggaaggctgaggaggagaggaggagggcagaggCTAGGACAGAGGAGCTGGAACTGAGACTTCGTGGCCTGGAGGAGCTCATCTCAACACTGAAGGATGTGAAAGGAGCGCAGAAG GTGACTGAGTGGCACAAGAAGATGGAAGAAGCTCGTCTGCAGGAGCTGAGAAAGGGCAGAGAGCTGGTGGTCCAGAAGGAGGAGATCAGGTACCTGAAAAACCTGGTGAAAGAGCAGGAACGAAGCATCCGCTCGCTTGAAGAGGACATTGTGCAGCAAAACACG ATTCAAGATGAACACCAGCTTGCATGGGATCAGCgagaggtggagctggagcGCCAACTGGACCAGTACGAGAAGCACCAGAATGAAATTCTAAATGGTGCTGAGAAG TATGATAGTACAGGATCCCTTCCAGACCCAAGTCTACCTCTTGCTCATCAGTTAGAGTTTGCCTTGGGTAAAATCAGACAGCATGCCCGCACCATCTTGGACACTCAGGCCACCTGCAAAAGTTTGGATGAG AGgttaaaagagaaagaggcagcTCTGTGGAAGGCGGAGCAGAACATCGTGTCCAGGGATAAAGTGATCAATGAGCTGCGTCTTCGGCTCCCAGCTGCTGCCAACAGAGAACGCCTGCTAGCAGACGTGGCCAAGCATGAAGAAGGCCAATCAGACAGCCAGCCTGCCCTCAAGCTGGCTCACCAGACAATCAAAGACCTCCAGGGTCGACTTGACAAAAAAGAAGATGTGCTGAAGAAATACCAGAACCAGTTGACTCAAGCCAGACAG GATCAAGAGGACATGATAAAGAGACACCAGGAGGAGCTGAAAGTGCTGCATCAGAAATTGGACTTGCACACAGACACTTCTCTGGACCGCTTTAAACAGACAGCAATG GAACTGATGAAGAAGCCCACCATCAGGGTTCCAACCACCAAACATCTGGAGCGTCTTGCTGAGTTGGAGCAGACTGTGGCTGAACAGGACCTCTCGCTCTCCTCCCTCACAGAGAAGCTGAATCTGACCATGACTGagctggagagacagaggatCGCCATGGAAACACAGGCTAAGAAACACACCAACGAGATTTCAAA GTTGGAGGAGTATCATGCTGCCCAGGTGAAATCTCTGACTGCTGAGACAGAGAATCAGAGCAGCCAGATGGCCCAGATGGAGAAGGAGATGAACTACCTCCAAACTGAGCTGGCAGCCCAGAAGGAATCCAACGTCCGCTCCCCGAGCAACACCATGAAGAATCTGGTTGAACGACTGAAAGCACAGCTCACccagaaagagaaacagctcaag GCTCTCAGTAAGGCTCTGCTGGAGCTGCGGGCAGAGATGACGTCTGCTGCAGAGCAGCAAGTCATAGCCAGCGCTGCACAAAAAGAGGAGAGTCTCAATGTACAGATGGTGGTTGACAGACACACCAAAGACCTGAAG GCGCGTGTGCAAGAACTCAATGAAGAACTTCAAGCTGCAAAGGAGTCTGCTAAAGCAGCCAGAGGCCGGGAGAACACCCTGAAAGAGGAAGTGGACAGCCTGAACCAGGACCTCCAGAGGAGTCAAAAAACCCAGAGACGCCTGCAGGctgaaaaggaggagagagagcaggaagtcCAGGAGCTGAAGCAGGAAGTCAAGAGGCTCAGCAGTGCCCTTCAG AATCAACCAGAACCAGATGGGAAGGGGCCGAGTGTCGAGAATCTGCAGAAGAAGATCAGGAGGCTGGAGTGTGACTTGGAGAAAAGAACAGAAgtgaaaaatgttaaagatgATCATGGAAAG ACCAGAGATGAAGTTGTGCGTTGGGAGGAGGGTAAGAAGTGGCAGGCCAAGATGGAAAAGATGAAGAATTCACTAAAGGAGAAGGAACGAGAAAATGAGTCTCTGTCGAAACAGCTCAGCACACTTAAAGATCTCTATGCCAG actggagcaggagaggagtgCACTGCAGAAGAAGCTGAAGGCTCGAGGTGTGACTGCTGATCAAGTGTTTGGAGTGCGATCCACTGAaatggagaaagagatggaggagctgaagaggaagaacTCAGACCTGGAGTTACAGATCTTCACCATGAA ACAGTACCAGGCTTTACCTCGTGATGAGGCCATGGAAACGCTGACCACGAGGAACCGCTACCTGGAGGAGAGACTCCACTGCTTGGAGAACCAGATACTTCCATCGAGACCCTCT ACTTCAGGACGAGGCACTGGCACTCCCTCACAGAGAGACCAGGACCTCCAAAAAGAAAACCTCAAGCTGGCCTCTGAGAACCTGGAGCAGCGCTTTCAGCTGGAGCAGACCAGCAAAGATCTGCCAAAACTCAAG aaTCAAGTTGCAGACCTGAAGGAGATGTGCAGCGTGTTGAAGAAGGAAAAGGCAGAGCTGGAGAAAAAGTTGGCACATATACGTGGA GCAGGTCACAGTGGTAAAACAGTACCTGAACTCGAGAAGACCATTGGGTTGATGAAGAAAGTGGTGGAGAGGGTGCAGAGGGAAAATGAGGCACTGAAGAAATCCAGCGCACCTGTCAATCGAGACAAGATATCTGCCTTGGAgcaagaaaatgcaaaaataaag ACTGACTATGAGAAACTGAAGAGTGAAAATGAAGCAGAGCTGAGCTCCAAACttgaaactaaaactaaagGACTGGAGAAAATAGTCATGGAAAATGAACGTCTGCGCAAGGAGATCAAAAGG gaagtggaagCCGCAGAAAGGCTGCGAGTGACCAAGACGAGTCTGGAGGTGACCAACGAGAAGCTTGAGGCAGAGCTGGAAGAGACCAAGCAAAAACTGCTGGCAGCTCTATCCAGACCCATCACTGAAGGAGCAGACAGCAAGACCTGGAAGGCTTCAGTGGTGACAAG AATGTTCGAGAACAAAatgaaggagctggagaaggaaGTGTCCCAGAAGACCTTGAGGGTGTCTGAGCTCAAACAACAGCTGAAGGACGTGAACGAGCGGGAGGAGAAATCTCAGATAAGCTTCCGGCAGCTTGAAGATCAG GTTGACATGCTGAAAAGATTTCCAACCACAGCAAAGACTGGAGAAGGACCCACCAAAGAGTTCCAAGCACTGAG ATTAATGATCAGTGAGCTGGAGAAGGAGAACAGAGAACTTAAACAAAGGCTGACCGAGTACAGCGAGCGATACGGTGAAACATCCTCTAAACAAG ATCACGGGAAGCTCAAAAATCGTCTGGAGGCAGCCGAGACGGAGAAAACCAAACTTCAAACTGAGGTTAAGAAGCTGAAGAAAGAACTGGAGAGCTTTGACCCGACATTTTTTGAAGAGATCGAAGATTTAAAGTATAACTACAATGTAGAGGTGAAGAAGAACATTCTGCTGGAAGAGCAGCTGAAGAAGGTGTGCCATCAGTTTGGCGTAAAGGCTGAACTGCCAAATGTGTCCATCAGTTAA